A genome region from Arachis duranensis cultivar V14167 chromosome 8, aradu.V14167.gnm2.J7QH, whole genome shotgun sequence includes the following:
- the LOC127741237 gene encoding chaperone protein dnaJ 8, chloroplastic-like, which yields MAKLNELPLSMEKFNVRLEGGEPMIARLLPESNTLYGSRTVSNEQELLYQCPGVVLNEHEFPRFREWTRYHPDVCRGSECGVQFHQINQAYDVVMSNLRGESNEIEMEMYEACDDDAGIDEAMRGMNDPDWDLWEEWMGWEGAGIRDYSSHINPYI from the exons ATGGCGAAACTAAATGAGTTGCCACTGTCGATGGAGAAGTTCAATGTTAGATTGGAAGGAGGGGAGCCTATGATAG CTAGGTTGTTGCCTGAAAGCAACACACTGTATGGCTCGCGTACAGTGTCAAATGAGCAAGAGCTGTTGTATCAGTGCCCGggtgtagtgttaaatgagcacgAATTCCCGCGTTTTCGTGAAtggacgagg TACCATCCAGATGTATGCAGAGGGAGCGAATGCGGGGTGCAGTTTCACCAAATCAACCAGGCTTATGAT GTTGTAATGTCCAATTTGAGAGGAGAATCCAATGAAATAGAAATGGAAATGTACGAAGCATGCGATGATGATGCAGGCATCGACGAAGCAATGAGGGGAATGAATGATCCAGATTGGGACCTGTGGGAAGAGTGGATGGGATGGGAAGGAGCAGGAATTCGTGATTATTCATCTCACATTAATCCTTACATTTGA